The proteins below are encoded in one region of Clostridium fermenticellae:
- a CDS encoding flagellin, with amino-acid sequence MQLIPNMSALRAYMSYSSALQKQQISLGRVSSGVTINTAADDPSGLCDSERMKIQIRGLQTASQNAQDGISMLQTAEGGLNSITDMLQRVKTLIIQCNNGTVNSTDIQNSQKEIGQLMEGIDNIVDYTDFNGKNLLKSGNDVDDPDVKTILMSIGANPDETVDIPMYDLSLNKLGKDSGYTLDDLRNGGTLDLTSGGNCDNALSVVNKALDSVISIRSGYGSIENRFNVCNENSADFADQIQEEQSGLCDSDIAKEIIDYSTQNVIVQANIAIIAQADKLPQDALTILQNVKSK; translated from the coding sequence ATGCAACTAATTCCTAATATGTCCGCTTTAAGGGCATATATGTCATATTCCAGTGCACTTCAAAAACAGCAGATATCGCTTGGAAGGGTATCAAGTGGAGTTACTATAAATACAGCTGCAGATGATCCAAGTGGCTTGTGTGACAGCGAGAGAATGAAAATACAGATAAGAGGTCTTCAAACAGCGTCACAAAATGCACAGGATGGTATTAGCATGCTGCAGACTGCAGAAGGTGGTCTTAATAGCATAACTGATATGCTCCAAAGAGTTAAAACTCTGATCATTCAATGTAATAATGGAACTGTTAATTCAACAGATATTCAGAATTCGCAGAAAGAGATAGGACAGTTAATGGAAGGTATAGACAATATTGTAGATTATACAGATTTTAATGGAAAAAATCTATTAAAATCTGGTAATGATGTTGATGATCCTGATGTTAAAACCATATTAATGAGTATAGGAGCTAATCCAGATGAAACTGTAGATATACCTATGTATGATCTTTCATTAAATAAACTTGGAAAGGATAGCGGATATACACTTGATGATTTAAGGAATGGCGGAACACTTGATTTAACTAGTGGTGGAAATTGTGACAATGCATTAAGTGTTGTGAATAAAGCATTGGATTCTGTCATATCAATTAGGAGTGGATATGGCTCGATTGAAAATAGATTTAATGTATGTAATGAAAATTCCGCAGATTTTGCAGATCAGATTCAAGAAGAGCAGAGTGGTTTATGTGATTCAGATATAGCAAAGGAAATAATAGATTATTCGACTCAGAATGTAATTGTACAGGCCAATATAGCTATAATAGCACAGGCAGATAAACTTCCTCAGGATGCTCTTACTATATTGCAAAATGTTAAAAGTAAATAG
- a CDS encoding DUF5050 domain-containing protein produces MKRTKLLVLSVVLALGIPMTAHAFPSGKQVLVIGNRAYDISNIETLFTNSDFINYVSNNYKNMYYVDSTGGDGPKINDVFGEGTINEQELINRCGDRINYYSGVNESLSDYWVTQNGEYKMSSEVSDPNSPINTSQFITLELSSKAIAGNLYLYNFKIDKIVGVPGAAYYSVGSSSNKLQFSNNTSYMINVENIGTGIPIYIYSSDMKTKIATAMLTSSELTNSDGTAITEFTVKTVKFSSVINPISPIMSRWMVLGNMSNGGMLDCDSNYIYYVNTADGNKIYKKNSYGTENYAINNDSSGYITVYGDWIYYCNYSDGAKIYKVKIDGTERQKISDNKGTYLNVIGDKLYYINGSDRNRIYSLDSAGNSTKLGDDEASYLELGVNNNLFYSNVSNSRNLYQIDTYGNNVKVDNLDKSNPASYINVSINSSVAYYSSSDGYVYRSGDPYNPIKISIQTSSGLVTDKVSNINISNNTMYYKSLVDGGKLYKVGSNGGVAQKISNDSVDGIFVYSYNGTKDDVYYTKSGKLYMISGDDLNSSSTVPKATAITKPKSNLKIKSISTIPTVYTDASDSKKTIDKIDVLRYLPAKVSVTMSDGSILQIPVNWDITNYKAKNGIYTYSGTLVGYGNKVTVDFAIASTSQLNSGNTTAYNEVGKNDTVTINNSTLDSGDVVKVYDVKDSSKVAKTATIDQTGGTVIGGLDFGTYSGSVKITVTEPGKAEGTPYYAPFGPERGTAPSILGSTLANTKLEYSTDSTSDESLITISGIQLTLSSNDQIYVGSKTDASAAGEDDANWIDISSIDSKYGTWNSSTGVLTINGDKSIGWITVKEKDLKFGGNGLKIFIRQKGNPASQPAVFVVNPRISAPYGVTFDETNKMIRGTTSREEYSIDGGSTWNTCSDNNTYIGTFPQNIPVRVRIKATQATLASLETEQVMVTDMSGDYTNVAITNGNLNVDSNGTPYSDSEGNYCSDNTIELKSSIPVTWRVTDSNGQSTSKASIKQLDSTHAILTGYENGVVTVIATSTDGSYLQGNLNVNISNQKVITVNDSTQLNNAVNAGIKVIKLIGIGGNYYLNSLPGSGTLAIVGQDTSSVLNISGNLASVGSNISNLSLKNMTVRGNGSSSVGDFITVSSGMFTADNVSFDSINGSSIISQAGGNIDVKNCRFLPSNKIIQNIVANNGSIKNNTFTGNSGQTNELGALNASGNVIIQGNTFTNYLNNDGYAIKLSSGFSSSNVGGVSRDSWNIINNCNIGIWLPSGDNTTLNTNNSIDVKTVSQPIKVTN; encoded by the coding sequence ATGAAGAGGACAAAATTACTTGTATTGTCAGTAGTATTAGCATTAGGCATCCCTATGACAGCGCATGCTTTTCCATCTGGAAAGCAGGTACTTGTCATAGGGAACAGGGCATATGATATAAGTAATATAGAAACTTTATTTACAAATAGTGATTTTATAAATTATGTGTCAAATAATTATAAGAACATGTACTATGTCGACAGTACAGGAGGAGACGGACCAAAAATTAATGATGTATTTGGTGAAGGTACTATAAATGAACAGGAATTAATAAATAGATGCGGCGACAGAATAAACTATTATTCTGGTGTAAATGAGTCTCTTTCTGATTATTGGGTTACTCAAAATGGAGAATATAAGATGAGTTCTGAGGTTTCAGACCCTAATTCGCCAATAAATACATCTCAGTTCATTACACTTGAACTAAGTTCTAAAGCTATAGCAGGGAATTTGTATTTATATAATTTTAAAATAGACAAGATAGTTGGAGTTCCAGGAGCCGCTTACTATAGTGTAGGAAGCAGCAGCAATAAACTCCAATTTAGTAATAATACAAGTTATATGATTAATGTGGAAAATATAGGTACAGGCATACCAATATATATATATTCAAGTGATATGAAAACTAAAATAGCAACGGCAATGCTTACATCTAGTGAACTTACCAATTCTGATGGAACAGCAATAACGGAGTTTACAGTTAAAACGGTGAAATTTAGCAGTGTGATAAATCCTATAAGTCCTATAATGTCAAGATGGATGGTACTTGGAAATATGAGCAATGGTGGTATGCTCGATTGTGACAGCAATTATATCTACTATGTGAATACAGCAGATGGAAATAAGATATATAAGAAGAATTCATATGGTACCGAGAACTATGCTATAAATAATGATTCATCTGGATATATAACGGTGTATGGTGATTGGATATATTATTGCAATTATTCAGATGGTGCTAAAATATATAAGGTAAAAATTGATGGAACAGAGAGACAGAAGATAAGTGATAATAAAGGAACTTATTTAAATGTTATAGGTGACAAACTGTATTATATAAACGGTTCAGATAGAAATAGAATTTATTCATTGGATTCAGCTGGAAATTCGACTAAACTTGGTGATGACGAGGCTTCTTATCTTGAACTTGGGGTTAATAATAATTTGTTTTACAGTAATGTGTCGAATAGCAGAAATTTATATCAAATAGATACATATGGAAATAATGTGAAAGTGGACAATTTGGATAAGAGCAATCCTGCTTCTTATATAAATGTATCTATAAATTCTTCTGTTGCGTATTATTCGAGTAGTGATGGATATGTGTACAGATCCGGTGATCCATACAATCCAATAAAGATCAGTATACAAACTTCGAGTGGACTAGTGACCGATAAAGTTTCCAATATAAATATATCGAATAATACAATGTACTATAAAAGCTTAGTAGATGGCGGAAAGCTTTATAAAGTAGGATCAAATGGTGGTGTGGCACAAAAAATTTCAAATGACAGTGTTGATGGAATATTTGTATATTCATATAATGGAACTAAAGACGATGTATACTATACGAAGAGCGGAAAGCTTTATATGATTTCCGGAGATGATTTAAATAGCAGCAGCACAGTTCCTAAAGCAACAGCCATAACAAAGCCTAAAAGTAATTTGAAGATAAAAAGTATTAGTACGATACCTACAGTTTATACCGATGCCAGTGATTCAAAAAAGACTATAGACAAAATAGATGTTTTAAGATATCTTCCGGCTAAGGTTTCTGTTACTATGAGCGATGGTTCTATATTACAAATACCAGTAAATTGGGATATAACAAACTATAAGGCAAAAAATGGTATATATACGTATAGCGGTACTCTGGTTGGATATGGAAATAAGGTAACGGTAGATTTTGCGATAGCATCAACATCTCAATTAAATAGTGGAAATACAACAGCATATAATGAAGTAGGTAAAAATGATACTGTTACTATAAATAATAGTACACTTGACAGTGGGGATGTAGTAAAAGTATATGATGTAAAAGATTCAAGCAAGGTTGCTAAAACAGCTACAATAGATCAAACTGGAGGAACGGTTATAGGAGGACTTGATTTTGGAACATATTCTGGAAGTGTTAAAATTACAGTAACAGAACCGGGTAAAGCAGAAGGAACTCCTTATTATGCACCTTTTGGACCTGAAAGGGGAACAGCTCCATCTATATTGGGTTCTACACTTGCAAATACAAAATTGGAGTATTCTACTGATTCTACCAGTGATGAAAGTTTGATAACTATTTCGGGAATACAATTAACATTGAGTTCAAATGATCAAATTTATGTGGGGAGTAAAACAGATGCATCAGCTGCAGGTGAGGATGATGCAAACTGGATCGATATTTCGAGTATAGATTCTAAGTACGGTACCTGGAATTCAAGTACTGGTGTTTTGACTATAAATGGAGATAAAAGTATAGGATGGATTACAGTTAAAGAAAAGGATCTGAAATTTGGAGGAAATGGATTAAAGATATTTATAAGGCAAAAAGGGAATCCTGCAAGTCAGCCGGCAGTGTTTGTTGTAAATCCTAGAATATCTGCACCATATGGAGTTACGTTTGATGAGACGAATAAAATGATAAGAGGGACTACAAGCAGGGAAGAATATTCTATAGATGGTGGCTCAACCTGGAATACTTGTTCTGATAATAATACGTATATAGGAACATTCCCTCAAAACATACCGGTTCGTGTGAGAATTAAGGCTACACAGGCTACACTTGCAAGTTTGGAAACTGAGCAGGTTATGGTTACAGATATGAGTGGTGATTATACGAATGTTGCTATAACTAATGGAAATCTTAATGTAGATAGTAATGGAACTCCTTATTCGGACTCAGAAGGCAATTACTGCAGTGATAATACTATAGAACTTAAGTCGTCGATACCTGTAACGTGGAGAGTTACAGATTCAAATGGACAGTCTACTAGTAAAGCTTCAATAAAACAGTTAGATAGTACACATGCAATTTTGACAGGTTATGAAAATGGTGTTGTAACTGTAATTGCTACCTCTACTGATGGAAGTTATCTGCAGGGAAATTTAAATGTTAATATATCCAATCAGAAGGTTATAACTGTAAATGATTCTACTCAATTGAATAATGCTGTTAATGCGGGAATTAAAGTTATAAAACTTATTGGTATAGGTGGAAATTATTATTTGAATTCTTTGCCAGGTTCAGGTACATTGGCTATAGTTGGACAAGATACAAGTTCCGTGCTTAATATTTCTGGAAATTTAGCAAGTGTTGGATCGAACATTAGTAATTTATCTCTTAAGAATATGACTGTTAGAGGAAATGGTTCATCAAGTGTTGGTGATTTCATAACTGTTTCATCTGGTATGTTTACAGCTGATAATGTATCATTTGATTCTATAAATGGCAGCAGTATAATAAGTCAAGCAGGAGGAAATATTGATGTTAAAAATTGCAGATTTTTGCCTTCTAATAAAATAATACAAAATATTGTTGCTAATAATGGATCCATAAAAAATAATACATTTACAGGCAACAGTGGACAGACAAATGAATTAGGTGCATTAAATGCCAGTGGAAATGTTATAATACAAGGAAATACATTTACAAATTATCTAAATAATGATGGATATGCGATAAAACTTTCATCAGGTTTTTCATCATCTAATGTTGGTGGTGTATCAAGGGATTCCTGGAATATTATAAATAATTGTAATATAGGAATCTGGCTTCCATCTGGAGATAATACGACATTAAATACTAATAATAGTATTGATGTTAAGACAGTATCACAACCTATAAAAGTAACTAACTAA
- a CDS encoding cell wall-binding repeat-containing protein: MKGRKFTYVLKSKKLSAIVLGVVLASVISLNKVYASPVITRYDGMDRYETAAKVCEDGWKSGSDYAVIVSGDNFPDALSAAPLAKKYDAPILLTNRDVLNPYTSSELGRLKVKTVYIIGGKGVVSQSIQDALSARGIKVTRIGGADRYETSIAVANALGKSKEIAVVNGDEFQDGMSIAPIAALKGMPIVLTERSYIPGVVQKYLKSNSKVDQTYVIGGSSEISSSIIGSFYSAKRIGDGDVYSRNTGVINAFQNEISTGTLYVASAKDFPDSLVAAAIAPKTKSPVLFVGDYIPQTVQNFLRSSIVDNLKILGGLGSIDYNTQENIAYLPISVSSTDSITDTIWQGDKYNLRPTIVVTASDGSIKEVPVTWNVSKINTSKPGIYTLNGKVDGMDQDVTMTLIVKPLPTKIDDITATSQSESDYSLPETVSAKMSDGTISRIPVIWEYGVQQGNKPGVYVFQGTVDHYSKKVKLTLTVTVPPQIESIPGIKLKLQNFSDFYSSVYYTNVPAKMSDGTIKQVPIIWNMNSKTDYPGYPGVYELTGRVSDYDQDIKAIIITGNAEDPTPGDPTTPDNPGQAGGTLVELPDIDIMEGDNSYNLPKNVTDPSTGKNVPVTWTTSNIDAANISTDSVETSRVSLITFIGTSAATDDRFELKANVRPMIAGISEDSLNVTISASDYYNRSYSLPSTLKAVMKDGVTTKNISVVNWDKPYITISAGQTYKIKGTVKWYNTPVTFTLTVEP; this comes from the coding sequence GAAATTATCGGCGATAGTTCTTGGAGTTGTTTTAGCATCTGTAATTAGCCTAAATAAAGTTTATGCATCCCCTGTAATAACAAGATACGATGGTATGGATAGGTATGAAACAGCAGCTAAGGTGTGTGAGGATGGATGGAAAAGTGGAAGTGACTATGCTGTTATAGTAAGTGGTGATAACTTTCCGGATGCTCTATCAGCTGCACCATTGGCCAAGAAGTATGATGCACCTATTCTTCTTACAAATAGGGACGTATTAAATCCTTATACTTCCTCTGAACTTGGAAGACTTAAGGTAAAAACTGTATATATAATAGGAGGAAAAGGGGTTGTATCACAGAGTATACAAGATGCATTGTCTGCAAGAGGAATAAAAGTTACAAGAATTGGAGGAGCAGATAGATATGAAACAAGTATAGCAGTGGCAAATGCACTTGGAAAATCAAAAGAAATTGCCGTGGTAAATGGAGATGAATTTCAAGACGGTATGTCTATAGCGCCAATTGCAGCACTTAAAGGAATGCCAATAGTATTGACTGAGAGAAGCTATATACCTGGTGTTGTTCAAAAATATTTAAAGAGCAATTCTAAAGTTGATCAAACCTATGTAATAGGTGGAAGTTCAGAAATAAGCAGCAGTATTATAGGAAGCTTCTATAGTGCAAAGAGAATTGGAGATGGCGATGTATATAGCAGAAATACGGGAGTGATAAATGCTTTTCAAAATGAGATAAGTACGGGTACACTTTATGTAGCTTCTGCAAAAGACTTTCCAGACTCACTTGTTGCGGCAGCAATAGCACCTAAAACTAAGTCTCCAGTATTGTTTGTAGGTGACTACATTCCACAGACAGTTCAAAACTTTTTAAGATCAAGTATAGTAGATAATTTAAAAATACTTGGAGGGCTTGGCTCTATAGATTATAATACTCAGGAGAATATTGCGTATTTACCAATAAGTGTGTCTAGTACAGACAGTATAACTGATACTATATGGCAGGGTGATAAATACAATTTAAGACCGACAATAGTTGTAACGGCTAGTGATGGAAGTATAAAAGAGGTGCCGGTAACATGGAATGTATCCAAGATAAATACTTCTAAGCCTGGAATATACACATTGAATGGTAAAGTGGATGGTATGGATCAGGATGTGACTATGACATTAATTGTAAAACCACTTCCTACAAAAATAGATGATATAACAGCAACATCGCAAAGCGAGAGCGATTATTCACTTCCTGAGACAGTTAGTGCAAAAATGTCAGATGGAACGATAAGCAGAATCCCTGTTATTTGGGAATATGGTGTTCAGCAGGGAAATAAACCCGGTGTCTACGTATTTCAGGGAACTGTTGATCATTATTCTAAAAAAGTAAAATTAACGCTTACGGTAACGGTTCCTCCTCAAATAGAGTCAATACCGGGTATAAAACTTAAACTGCAGAATTTTAGTGATTTTTATTCATCAGTATATTATACTAATGTTCCAGCTAAGATGAGTGATGGTACTATAAAGCAGGTACCTATAATCTGGAATATGAATAGTAAAACTGATTATCCTGGATATCCAGGAGTGTATGAACTTACTGGAAGAGTTTCGGATTATGACCAGGATATAAAAGCGATTATTATAACTGGCAATGCAGAGGATCCAACCCCGGGAGATCCGACGACACCTGATAATCCAGGTCAGGCAGGTGGAACTTTGGTGGAATTACCTGATATTGATATAATGGAAGGTGACAATTCATATAATCTTCCTAAAAATGTAACAGATCCATCAACAGGAAAAAATGTGCCGGTTACATGGACAACCAGTAATATAGATGCAGCTAATATTTCAACAGATAGTGTTGAAACCAGTAGAGTAAGCCTTATTACATTTATAGGAACGTCTGCAGCTACGGATGATAGATTTGAATTAAAAGCAAATGTCAGACCTATGATTGCCGGTATTTCTGAGGATTCATTGAATGTGACGATCAGTGCCTCTGATTACTATAATAGATCATATTCGCTGCCTTCAACGTTAAAAGCTGTAATGAAGGATGGAGTTACTACAAAAAATATAAGTGTGGTTAACTGGGATAAACCATATATTACAATAAGTGCCGGTCAAACATACAAAATTAAGGGAACGGTAAAATGGTATAATACTCCAGTTACTTTCACCTTGACCGTAGAGCCATAA